In a single window of the Debaryomyces hansenii CBS767 chromosome A complete sequence genome:
- a CDS encoding DEHA2A06094p (weakly similar to uniprot|P47029 Saccharomyces cerevisiae YJL084C) gives MQTPNSPLFPAQKLTLSPSAVSLGGLTGTSSGVGSSTLIPQLPDKPLTETSSIQVYVVPAEKDLFMQGFEPEEYEGRPPTLLRGCLFLRVLKPSKIRSVTLTFKGQQRTDWPEGIPPKKTSYVELNDILSHTWPFYQSGNPLHSANGGADFFQELSKDHNSEVENSTLNVPLPVSRSRSPAAENGLGNFFTRNLSPATSFMRRAASPSSTVNESFSDLTSVLSTETDPLKPALFTPGDYIYNFEHPLHPSIPETSSVTFGEVFYYIEASVVRAGTFKSNLTGKLPINIIRTPSESNMEENEPIIITRDWDDQLRYDIVIGRKSIVLDSYLPLAFRFVPLWGKVALHRIRVYLSENLEYYCQNKKVHRLEPPKKYLLLEHKAKKGKSLLSEKSGQDEDEDDDAEILPKELEFQLFVPRVLSGRIKHEIHPDTSYENIQAHHWIKICLRLSKTDPEDPSKRKHYEISIDSPIHILSSLAAHVNTLLPAYDEHLVLSPSYNVQDHATPPLSPEVIPIDNTTVAGRNISRKGTENSVSLDEVIERPHANFEHITNHNGTFDDSDADMHLEANLYSPPDDNRPEMASPQALPHSGTFNSPIQRPIHFVRKPSINPPPFQENTNDMLIGVDNLPPPAYEEEDHSLSMSPLRIDESSDRGRSKSNSRFPGLTMTVSHEGPVKNLLSQQLRKSESELSRKYESEDISDNVSSVKPPTMSPIRNAVSPNRRATDATRQSNSSANSSDTGLTNSIISSSQSNETKSTHDQDEMYESSNVHKITNRNEKADANRKFSDDNYVPESTFHESENKDKSRQSSISSLTSSLDIPVEHTLPLLNHSSSSLLTPQSNFKSMNSSINSLNDRRTSNVHEITKITDLVEGGFNDDLYRVNDNLSHLRNPRIKKHYQNSDHMSETEINKQRQKSFGVINNNDSDMVTRMSSSSESTVHGDDTVGASPLFNSNGGSPSNTNSLFKPLSGSPAPGLNYGFIIE, from the coding sequence ATGCAGACACCCAACTCTCCATTATTCCCTGCTCAGAAGTTGACGTTATCACCCAGCGCAGTAAGTTTGGGTGGATTAACCGGGACATCGTCTGGAGTTGGTAGTTCAACCTTGATACCTCAGTTGCCTGATAAGCCGTTGACAGAAACTTCATCTATACAGGTGTATGTGGTACCAGCAGAAAAGGATTTGTTCATGCAAGGATTTGAGCCAGAAGAATACGAAGGTAGGCCGCCTACATTATTGAGAGGTTGTTTGTTCTTGCGGGTACTTAAACCGTCCAAAATTAGATCAGTGACTTTAACATTCAAGGGTCAACAACGAACGGATTGGCCAGAAGGTATACCACCTAAAAAAACTTCATATGTGGAGCTAAATGACATATTGTCTCATACGTGGCCATTCTACCAGCTGGGAAATCCTCTACACAGCGCTAATGGAGGAGCAGACTTCTTTCAAGAGTTACTGAAGGATCACAATTCAGAGGTGGAGAACTCGACTCTCAATGTACCACTACCTGTTTCAAGATCACGCTCTCCTGCAGCAGAGAACGGACTTGGTAACTTTTTCACCAGAAATTTGTCACCAGCTACCAGTTTTATGAGGAGAGCCGCATCACCTTCGTCGACGGTCAACGAATCTTTTTCGGATCTTACGTCAGTGTTGTCTACTGAGACAGATCCGTTGAAGCCAGCGTTATTTACTCCGGGTGATTATATCTATAACTTTGAACATCCGTTGCACCCATCGATTCCGGAAACGTCCTCGGTGACATTTGGGGAagtattttattatattgaagCATCAGTTGTAAGAGCTGGAACCTTTAAGCTGAACCTAACTGGGAAATTACCgattaatataattagaACACCCTCAGAATCGAATATGGAAGAAAACGaaccaataataataacgaGGGATTGGGATGACCAATTAAGATACGATATTGTTATCGGGAGAAAATCGATTGTATTAGACTCATACTTGCCGTTAGCATTTAGATTTGTGCCATTATGGGGAAAGGTTGCTTTACATAGAATAAGAGTATACTTGTCTGagaatttggaatattattGTCAGAACAAAAAGGTTCACAGGCTTGAACCTCCCAAGAAATATCTTTTACTAGAACATAAGGCAAAGAAAGGAAAATCGCTATTATCTGAAAAACTGGGacaagatgaagatgaagacgatgatgCAGAGATATTACCgaaagaattggaatttcAACTATTTGTTCCAAGAGTGTTAAGTGGTAGAATCAAGCATGAAATACATCCTGACACGTCatatgaaaatattcaagCACACCATTGGATAAAAATTTGTTTAAGGCTTTCTAAAACAGATCCCGAAGATCCTTCGAAGAGGAAGCATTATGAAATTCTGATTGATTCACCAATTCATATTTTGTCGTCATTAGCTGCACACGTGAATACTTTATTGCCGGCGTACGATGAGCATCTTGTATTAAGCCCATCCTATAATGTACAAGACCATGCTACTCCACCTTTATCTCCAGAGGTTATACCTATTGACAATACTACTGTAGCCGGTAGAAATATACTGAGAAAAGGAACTGAGAATAGTGTTTCATTAGATGAAGTAATAGAACGCCCACATGCGAATTTTGAGCATATTACTAACCATAACGGCACATTTGATGATTCTGATGCAGATATGCATTTAGAGGCTAACTTGTATCTGCCACCAGATGATAATAGACCAGAAATGGCATCTCCACAAGCTCTACCACATCTGGGAACATTTAACTCGCCTATTCAAAGGCCAATCCATTTCGTTAGAAAGCCTTCTATTAACCCTCCTccatttcaagaaaatacTAATGATATGCTTATTGGTGTGGATAATCTCCCACCACCAGCATACGAAGAGGAAGATCATTCATTGTCTATGTCACCCTTAAGAATTGATGAAAGTAGTGACAGAGGAAGAAGTAAGTCAAACCTGCGCTTTCCTGGATTAACCATGACTGTTTCACATGAAGGCCCTGtaaagaatttattaagcCAACAACTTCGAAAATCTGAAAGTGAACTCTCCAGAAAGTATGAAAGTGAAGatatttctgataatgTCTCATCTGTTAAGCCTCCAACCATGAGTCCTATAAGAAATGCTGTGAGTCCGAATAGACGAGCAACAGATGCAACCAGACAATCAAATTCTAGTGCAAATTCTAGCGACACAGGCTTAACGAATTCAATTATAAGTTCTTCTCAATCTAATGAAACTAAGAGTACTCATGATCAAGATGAGATGTACGAATCTTCAAATGTGCATAAAATCACCAATAGAAATGAGAAAGCTGATGCAAATAGAAAGTTTAGCGACGATAATTATGTTCCTGAATCAACCTTCCATGAATCGGAAAACAAAGACAAGTCTCGTCAGTCGTCTATTCTGTCATTGACGTCGTCGCTCGATATACCCGTGGAACATACATTACCCTTGTTGAACCACTCTAGCTCATCGTTATTGACTCCTCaatcaaatttcaaaagtaTGAACTCTTCGatcaattcattgaatGATAGAAGAACAAGTAATGTACACGAGATCACCAAAATTACCGATTTGGTAGAGGGTGGTTTCAATGACGACCTATACAGAGTGAATGACAACTTGTCCCATTTAAGAAATCCAAGGATAAAGAAACACTACCAGAATAGTGATCATATGTCAGAGacagaaataaataaacaaaGGCAAAAGTCGTTTGGTGTTATAAACAATAACGATTCCGATATGGTAACAAGAATGAGCTCTTCAAGCGAATCGACAGTCCATGGAGATGATACAGTTGGTGCTCTGCCACtttttaattctaatgGTGGTTCCCCTTCTAATACGAATAGTTTATTCAAGCCTCTTTCTGGTTCGCCCGCCCCGGGATTAAATTATGGATTCATTATAGAATAG
- a CDS encoding DEHA2A06116p (similar to uniprot|Q9C1L3 Neurospora crassa Putative 3- hydroxyisobutyrate dehydrogenase G6G8.5) gives MISVKQGIRCLSTSSLRMTNYGFIGLGEMGQHMGRHIYNKLEPDDKLYVYDLEPANTKKFVDTVTEASPANKKLVVPLESISDFVHKVDSQLEFIMTMVPEGKHVKSVVEELVQNYKKCATDISGVSTTFLDSSTVDIPTSIEVHKYVKQQIPDFDFIDTPVSGGVAGARKGTLSFMLSRETHEDMSPSLTSLLSKMGTNIFPCGKNHGTGLAAKLSNNYLLAVTNLAVADSFQLAKSFGLDMKNYAKLVSVSTGKSWASVDNCPIKGAYPKENDLPADRDCHGGFITKLARKDLVLATQSAKSNNRFLFLGEVGKKWYDKACEREDLATKDLSVLYEWLEELSEKDK, from the coding sequence ATGATTTCGGTTAAACAGGGTATTAGGTGCCTTTCCACGTCGCTGTTGAGGATGACTAACTATGGGTTCATTGGACTCGGAGAAATGGGACAACATATGGGCAGACATATCTACAACAAGCTCGAGCCTGACGATAAGTTGTACGTCTATGACTTAGAGCCAGCAAACACAAAAAAGTTTGTGGACACGGTCACTGAGGCGTCGCCAGCTAATAAGAAGTTGGTGGTGCCATTGGAATCGATTTCGGATTTTGTGCACAAGGTGGACTCCCAATTGGAGTTTATAATGACGATGGTGCCAGAAGGAAAACATGTTAAGTCCGTAGTGGAAGAATTGGTGcaaaattacaaaaagtGCGCTACTGATATCTCTGGGGTGAGTACGACGTTTTTGGATTCGTCGACAGTCGATATTCCTACCTCCATCGAGGTACACAAGTACGTGAAGCAGCAGATCCCAGATTTTGACTTCATCGATACCCCTGTTTCTGGGGGTGTAGCGGGTGCACGTAAGGGAACGTTATCCTTCATGTTGTCGAGAGAAACCCACGAGGATATGTCTCCTTCCTTGACCAGTTTGTTGAGCAAGATGGGCACCAACATCTTCCCTTGTGGAAAAAATCATGGTACTGGTTTGGCTGCCAAATTATCTAACAACTATTTGTTAGCGGTCACGAATTTGGCGGTAGCCGATTCGTTTCAATTGGCAAAGTCATTCGGGTTGgatatgaagaattatgcTAAGTTGGTGTCAGTTTCCACCGGTAAGTCCTGGGCCTCGGTCGACAACTGTCCTATTAAAGGTGCATATCCAAAGGAAAACGACTTGCCAGCAGATCGAGATTGCCATGGAGGATTTATTACCAAATTGGCCAGAAAAGATTTGGTCTTGGCCACCCAGAGTGCTAAAAGTAATAATAGATTCTTATTCTTGGGTGAAGTTGGTAAGAAATGGTACGACAAAGCTTGTGAACGGGAAGACTTGGCTACCAAAGATTTGAGTGTGTTATACGAATGGTTAGAGGAATTGTCtgaaaaagataaataG